One Phaseolus vulgaris cultivar G19833 chromosome 2, P. vulgaris v2.0, whole genome shotgun sequence DNA window includes the following coding sequences:
- the LOC137810753 gene encoding uncharacterized protein isoform X1: MSDHLVLFVDRLARPVPVDPVAQPAQLPSEPSPPPAAADAATAVAESSGTDPVENRDGDGGDEEEPLIQMAECRICQEEDGVSNLETPCACSGSLKYAHRKCVQHWCDEKGDIICEICHQPYQPGYTAPPPRANPEETTIDIGGGWTISGTPLDLRDPRLLAIAEAERQFLDAEYDEYAASNASGAAFCRSAALILMALLLLRHALSVSDGDSSDDDPSNFFSLFLLRAAGFLLPCYIMAWAISILQRRRQRQQEAAALAATQVAFVLQSGQRRGLQFAIAPGPATVHQEQV; encoded by the exons ATGAGCGATCACTTGGTGCTGTTCGTTGACCGTCTCGCGCGCCCTGTCCCCGTTGACCCGGTGGCGCAGCCGGCGCAGCTTCCCTCCGAGCCCTCTCCGCCTCCGGCCGCCGCTGATGCTGCCACAGCCGTCGCCGAGAGTTCCGGCACCGATCCGGTGGAGAATCGTGACGGCGACGGAGGTGATGAGGAGGAGCCGCTGATCCAGATGGCGGAGTGCCGCATCTGCCAGGAGGAGGACGGCGTTTCCAATTTGGAAACGCCCTGCGCCTGTAGCGGCAGTCTTAAG TATGCTCACAGAAAATGTGTCCAGCACTGGTGTGATGAGAAAGGAGACATTATTTGTGAGATATGTCATCAG CCTTATCAACCTGGGTATACTGCACCACCGCCTCGTGCTAATCCTGAAGAAACTACCATTGATATAGG TGGTGGCTGGACAATATCTGGCACTCCTTTGGACTTGCGTGATCCTCGGCTCTTGGCAATTGCAGAGGCAGAACGTCAATTCTTAGATGCTGAATATGATGAGTATGCTGCTTCCAATGCCAGTGGGGCTGCATTTTGCCGCTCAGCTGCTTTAATT TTAATGGCTCTTTTACTCTTGCGGCATGCACTTTCTGTCTCAGATGGTGATTCTTCTGATGATGATCCATCCAATTTTTTCTCT CTTTTCTTGCTTCGAGCTGCTGGATTTTTATTACCTTGCTACATTATGGCCTGGGCAATCAGTATACTGCAGCGTCGACGACAAAGACAA CAGGAGGCTGCAGCACTAGCGGCGACCCAAGttgcttttgttcttcaatCTGGGCAGCGTAGAGGTCTACAGTTCGCAATAGCACCAGGACCAGCCACAGTACACCAGGAACAAGTGTAA
- the LOC137810753 gene encoding uncharacterized protein isoform X2, with amino-acid sequence MSDHLVLFVDRLARPVPVDPVAQPAQLPSEPSPPPAAADAATAVAESSGTDPVENRDGDGGDEEEPLIQMAECRICQEEDGVSNLETPCACSGSLKYAHRKCVQHWCDEKGDIICEICHQPYQPGYTAPPPRANPEETTIDIGGGWTISGTPLDLRDPRLLAIAEAERQFLDAEYDEYAASNASGAAFCRSAALILMALLLLRHALSVSDGDSSDDDPSNFFSLFLLRAAGFLLPCYIMAWAISILQRRRQRQEAAALAATQVAFVLQSGQRRGLQFAIAPGPATVHQEQV; translated from the exons ATGAGCGATCACTTGGTGCTGTTCGTTGACCGTCTCGCGCGCCCTGTCCCCGTTGACCCGGTGGCGCAGCCGGCGCAGCTTCCCTCCGAGCCCTCTCCGCCTCCGGCCGCCGCTGATGCTGCCACAGCCGTCGCCGAGAGTTCCGGCACCGATCCGGTGGAGAATCGTGACGGCGACGGAGGTGATGAGGAGGAGCCGCTGATCCAGATGGCGGAGTGCCGCATCTGCCAGGAGGAGGACGGCGTTTCCAATTTGGAAACGCCCTGCGCCTGTAGCGGCAGTCTTAAG TATGCTCACAGAAAATGTGTCCAGCACTGGTGTGATGAGAAAGGAGACATTATTTGTGAGATATGTCATCAG CCTTATCAACCTGGGTATACTGCACCACCGCCTCGTGCTAATCCTGAAGAAACTACCATTGATATAGG TGGTGGCTGGACAATATCTGGCACTCCTTTGGACTTGCGTGATCCTCGGCTCTTGGCAATTGCAGAGGCAGAACGTCAATTCTTAGATGCTGAATATGATGAGTATGCTGCTTCCAATGCCAGTGGGGCTGCATTTTGCCGCTCAGCTGCTTTAATT TTAATGGCTCTTTTACTCTTGCGGCATGCACTTTCTGTCTCAGATGGTGATTCTTCTGATGATGATCCATCCAATTTTTTCTCT CTTTTCTTGCTTCGAGCTGCTGGATTTTTATTACCTTGCTACATTATGGCCTGGGCAATCAGTATACTGCAGCGTCGACGACAAAGACAA GAGGCTGCAGCACTAGCGGCGACCCAAGttgcttttgttcttcaatCTGGGCAGCGTAGAGGTCTACAGTTCGCAATAGCACCAGGACCAGCCACAGTACACCAGGAACAAGTGTAA